One genomic window of Acidovorax radicis includes the following:
- the rpoD gene encoding RNA polymerase sigma factor RpoD has translation MPAQKSAKLPKTAPDIAAKAVTKTAAKATASAASPKTAAAAPAKAAKKEVKTVSAKSTAELIKAADELLKKKPARAKAAAAAGDDTETLKKRPGRPAKAAGAAETTAPAKRGRKPKAAEDGDDADLSDIESDLEGEVEETTETAATVEKVKPLRMKISKAKERALMKEFGLDETVLSEEDMAKRRARLKALIKLGKTRGYLTHVEINDHLPDKLVDAETLEAVITTLNDLGVAVYEQTPDAEALIITDNAPAGATEEEAEEAAEAALSTVDSEFGRTTDPVRMYMREMGTVELLTREGEIEIAKRIEGGLMAMMEAISASPATIAEILNMGEEIREGKVVISTIVDGFSNPNEADDYVAEEDFDEFDEADDDDGKGGSKALTKKLEELKKQALERFDKLRELFEKVHKIYDKEGYGTPAYMKAQAALSEELMTIRFTAKTIEKLCDMVRGQVDDVRKKERELRRIIVDKCGMPQETFIKDFPPNLLNLQWVEKQAAAGKPWSAIMARNIPPVQDLQQKLMDLQSRVVVPLPELKGINKRMNEGESTSRDAKKEMIEANLRLVISIAKKYTNRGLQFLDLIQEGNIGLMKAVDKFEYRRGYKFSTYATWWIRQAITRSIADQARTIRIPVHMIETINKMNRISRQHLQEFGFEPDASILAAKMEIPEDKIRKIMKIAKEPISMETPIGDDDDSHLGDFIEDGANTAPIEAAMQAGLRDVVKDILDGLTPREAKVLRMRFGIEMTSDHTLEEVGKQFDVTRERIRQIEAKALRKLKHPSRSDKLRSFIDSL, from the coding sequence ATGCCTGCTCAAAAGTCCGCGAAGCTGCCCAAGACTGCTCCAGACATCGCCGCCAAGGCTGTCACCAAAACCGCTGCCAAAGCAACGGCCAGCGCTGCGTCCCCTAAGACCGCAGCCGCAGCCCCTGCAAAGGCCGCCAAGAAAGAAGTCAAAACTGTGTCCGCAAAAAGTACTGCAGAGCTGATCAAAGCCGCCGACGAATTGTTAAAGAAAAAGCCCGCCCGCGCCAAAGCGGCTGCGGCGGCCGGCGACGATACGGAAACGCTCAAAAAACGCCCCGGCCGCCCCGCCAAAGCCGCTGGTGCCGCCGAAACAACGGCCCCAGCCAAGCGTGGCCGCAAGCCCAAGGCAGCGGAAGATGGTGACGATGCCGATCTGTCCGACATCGAGTCCGATCTGGAAGGCGAAGTCGAAGAGACCACCGAAACCGCGGCCACGGTCGAGAAGGTCAAGCCGCTGCGCATGAAGATCAGCAAGGCCAAGGAACGCGCCTTGATGAAGGAATTCGGCCTGGACGAGACCGTCCTGTCCGAAGAAGACATGGCCAAGCGCCGTGCGCGCCTGAAGGCCCTGATCAAGCTGGGCAAGACCCGTGGCTACCTCACGCACGTGGAAATCAACGACCACTTGCCCGACAAGCTGGTCGATGCCGAAACCCTCGAAGCCGTCATCACCACGCTGAACGACCTGGGCGTGGCGGTGTACGAGCAAACGCCCGATGCCGAAGCGCTGATCATCACGGACAACGCCCCCGCTGGCGCCACCGAGGAAGAAGCCGAAGAAGCCGCTGAAGCCGCCCTGTCCACCGTGGACTCGGAATTCGGCCGCACCACCGACCCTGTACGCATGTACATGCGCGAAATGGGCACCGTGGAGCTGCTGACCCGCGAAGGCGAAATCGAAATCGCCAAGCGCATCGAAGGCGGCCTGATGGCCATGATGGAGGCGATCAGCGCATCGCCCGCCACCATTGCCGAAATCCTGAACATGGGCGAAGAGATCCGCGAAGGCAAGGTCGTCATCTCGACCATCGTGGACGGCTTCTCCAACCCGAATGAGGCCGACGACTACGTGGCCGAAGAAGACTTCGACGAGTTCGACGAAGCCGACGACGACGACGGCAAGGGCGGCTCCAAGGCGCTGACCAAGAAGCTCGAAGAACTCAAGAAGCAGGCGCTGGAGCGTTTTGACAAGCTGCGCGAGCTGTTCGAGAAAGTGCACAAGATCTATGACAAGGAAGGCTACGGCACACCGGCCTACATGAAAGCCCAGGCCGCCTTGTCTGAAGAGCTGATGACCATCCGCTTTACCGCCAAGACCATCGAGAAGCTGTGCGACATGGTGCGCGGCCAGGTGGACGATGTGCGCAAGAAGGAGCGTGAACTGCGCCGCATCATCGTGGACAAGTGCGGCATGCCCCAAGAGACGTTCATCAAGGACTTCCCGCCCAACCTGCTGAACCTGCAGTGGGTCGAGAAGCAGGCCGCCGCCGGCAAGCCTTGGTCAGCCATCATGGCGCGCAACATTCCGCCCGTGCAGGACCTGCAGCAAAAGCTGATGGATCTGCAGTCGCGGGTCGTAGTGCCGCTGCCTGAGCTCAAGGGTATCAACAAACGCATGAACGAAGGTGAATCCACCTCGCGCGATGCCAAGAAGGAAATGATCGAGGCCAACCTGCGCCTCGTGATCTCCATCGCCAAGAAGTACACGAACCGTGGCCTGCAGTTCCTGGACCTGATCCAGGAAGGCAACATCGGCCTGATGAAGGCGGTGGACAAGTTCGAATACCGCCGTGGCTACAAGTTCTCGACCTACGCCACCTGGTGGATTCGCCAGGCCATCACCCGCTCGATCGCCGATCAGGCCCGCACCATCCGTATCCCGGTGCACATGATCGAGACGATCAACAAGATGAACCGCATCAGCCGCCAGCACTTGCAAGAGTTTGGTTTTGAGCCCGATGCGTCCATCCTGGCGGCCAAGATGGAAATCCCCGAGGACAAGATCCGCAAGATCATGAAGATCGCCAAGGAGCCGATCTCCATGGAAACGCCCATCGGGGACGACGACGACAGCCACCTGGGCGACTTCATCGAGGACGGTGCCAACACCGCGCCTATCGAAGCCGCCATGCAAGCCGGCTTGCGCGACGTGGTCAAGGACATCCTCGATGGACTGACCCCCCGCGAAGCCAAGGTGCTGCGCATGCGCTTTGGTATCGAAATGACCAGCGACCACACGCTCGAAGAAGTGGGCAAGCAGTTCGACGTGACCCGCGAGCGCATTCGCCAGATAGAAGCCAAGGCGCTGCGCAAGCTCAAGCACCCCTCGCGCTCGGACAAGCTGCGCAGCTTCATCGATTCGCTGTAA
- a CDS encoding LysR family transcriptional regulator: MRDLDLQTLRLFAAVCEQRSIARVAEQESIVGSAISKRLAQLEDAVGTQLLVRKRRGVAPTPAGETLLEHARAMLASVGQIERDMAAYATGTRGHVRMLVTASVMAESLAEDVAAFLQDPAHRNIQISLEERVSPDVVQGVRDGSASIGICWDAADLSGLETSAYRSDHLAVVAHESHPVAQLQSVRFADVLEHEFVSMPALSAVQVLLARAAAVEGKMLAHRVLVSNFDAALRVVRANLAISVVPREVAQPFAQLAPVRIVPLSDPWAQRRFAICYRSAQWLPPAAQLLVGHLAGLGQT, translated from the coding sequence ATGCGCGACCTGGACCTGCAGACCCTGCGCCTTTTTGCCGCCGTGTGCGAGCAGCGCAGCATTGCGCGGGTGGCCGAGCAGGAGTCCATCGTGGGCTCGGCCATCAGCAAGCGGCTGGCGCAGCTGGAAGATGCCGTGGGCACCCAACTGTTAGTGCGCAAACGCCGGGGCGTGGCCCCCACCCCGGCGGGCGAGACATTGCTGGAACACGCCCGCGCCATGCTGGCCAGCGTGGGACAGATCGAGCGCGACATGGCGGCCTATGCCACCGGCACCCGGGGCCATGTGCGCATGCTGGTCACGGCCTCCGTCATGGCCGAGTCACTGGCGGAGGATGTGGCGGCCTTCTTGCAAGACCCGGCGCACCGCAACATCCAGATCAGCCTGGAAGAGCGCGTGAGCCCCGACGTGGTGCAAGGCGTGCGCGACGGCAGCGCGTCCATCGGCATCTGCTGGGACGCGGCGGATCTGTCGGGCCTGGAAACCAGCGCCTACCGCAGCGACCACCTGGCCGTGGTGGCGCACGAGTCACACCCCGTGGCCCAGCTGCAGAGCGTGCGGTTTGCCGATGTGCTGGAGCATGAATTCGTCAGCATGCCCGCGCTCAGTGCAGTGCAGGTGCTGCTGGCGCGTGCCGCTGCAGTGGAAGGAAAAATGCTGGCCCACCGCGTGCTGGTGTCCAACTTTGACGCCGCCCTGCGGGTGGTGCGCGCCAACCTGGCCATCAGCGTGGTGCCGCGCGAGGTGGCCCAGCCGTTTGCCCAGTTGGCACCGGTACGCATCGTCCCGCTGAGCGACCCCTGGGCCCAGCGGCGCTTTGCGATTTGCTACCGCAGCGCCCAATGGCTGCCGCCTGCGGCCCAGTTGCTGGTGGGGCATCTGGCTGGGCTGGGGCAAACTTAG
- a CDS encoding ABC transporter substrate-binding protein, whose amino-acid sequence MAEQAWPLTAGAFAQRMLRCATVTLAVIVLSIVLAPCAARAATVLRVLAWPGYADPDIVAVFEKRYGVKVAVTTVASDEVLRALLARADGPGFDVVAANTAEISRMVHQGLLAPLPVNDIPNTTRQLPRFRRLQSIVGITRGADVYAIPYTYSEMGLIYDRQQFSAPPQSIAVLWDPRWQGRVLAFDSSSHAFSLAAQRRGLPPFHVDGSQFSLLAKDLVALRRNVRAFYSLPEESLELFRTHHVAVMHANYGQQQLKQLRDAGLNVGYVVPREGALAWLDCWAMTRRSTQAALAVQWIDFMLDPAVSRQLTRRQGLANTLDEPLALSGDALAGPILWLEPVEDEARRAQLWQRIISGDRPDRF is encoded by the coding sequence ATGGCGGAACAGGCGTGGCCACTGACGGCAGGTGCTTTTGCGCAGCGAATGCTGCGTTGTGCCACGGTAACGCTGGCGGTCATCGTGTTAAGCATTGTGCTGGCCCCTTGTGCAGCGCGGGCTGCGACTGTTTTGCGGGTGCTTGCATGGCCTGGCTATGCCGACCCCGATATTGTGGCCGTATTCGAAAAACGATATGGCGTGAAGGTCGCGGTGACCACGGTCGCGTCTGACGAGGTACTGCGCGCGCTGCTTGCCCGCGCCGATGGCCCGGGGTTTGACGTGGTGGCGGCCAATACGGCAGAAATCTCCCGCATGGTGCATCAAGGGTTGTTGGCACCCCTGCCGGTGAACGACATTCCCAACACTACACGCCAGCTACCGCGTTTTCGCCGGTTGCAATCGATTGTGGGCATCACCCGCGGCGCGGATGTGTATGCCATCCCTTACACGTATTCCGAAATGGGGCTGATCTACGACCGCCAACAGTTCAGCGCGCCGCCTCAATCGATTGCCGTGCTCTGGGACCCGCGTTGGCAAGGCAGGGTGTTGGCGTTTGACAGCAGCAGCCACGCGTTTTCTCTGGCCGCCCAGCGCCGTGGTTTGCCGCCGTTTCACGTGGATGGCAGCCAGTTCAGCCTGCTTGCGAAAGACCTGGTGGCGTTGCGCCGCAATGTGCGCGCTTTCTACAGCTTGCCGGAAGAATCGCTGGAGCTGTTTCGTACCCACCATGTGGCGGTGATGCATGCCAACTATGGCCAGCAGCAACTCAAACAATTGCGAGATGCAGGGCTGAATGTGGGCTATGTCGTGCCGCGGGAGGGGGCTTTGGCCTGGCTTGATTGCTGGGCCATGACCCGGCGCTCGACCCAAGCGGCGCTGGCGGTTCAGTGGATCGACTTCATGCTTGATCCTGCCGTGAGCCGCCAGTTGACTAGGCGCCAAGGCTTGGCCAACACGCTGGACGAGCCACTGGCGCTCTCGGGCGATGCACTGGCGGGCCCTATCCTCTGGCTGGAGCCCGTGGAAGACGAAGCCCGGCGGGCCCAGCTGTGGCAGCGCATTATTTCGGGCGACCGCCCGGACAGGTTCTGA
- a CDS encoding CaiB/BaiF CoA transferase family protein, with the protein MHDTSASPSSPRLPLEGLRVVEFTHMVMGPTCGMVLADLGAEVIKVEPVDGDRTRHLLGAGAGFFPMFNRNKKSIALDLRSPEGLSVARKLAASADVVAQNFKPGVMTKYGLDYAALSQLNPRLIYVNHTGFLPGPYEHRTALDEVVQMMGGLAYMTGRPGDPLRAGSSVNDIMGGMFGAIGAMAALMQRGITGRGQEVDSALFENNVFLVGQHMMQYAVTGKPAAPMPDRISSWALYDVFSVKDGEQIFLAAVSDAQWITFCDAMGFDDLKVHPQLATNNDRVRARATLMPDLRQRLAAHSAAELAAIFEKHGLPFAPISRPEQLLDDPHLNATGGLADITLPDGERAGQTARTTLLPLCMDGQRLGVRLQPPVRGQHTAALMQELGYTLEQIGALQAKHAVA; encoded by the coding sequence ATGCACGACACATCCGCCTCTCCCTCGTCCCCCCGCCTGCCGCTGGAAGGTCTGCGCGTGGTGGAGTTCACCCACATGGTCATGGGCCCCACCTGCGGCATGGTGCTGGCCGACCTGGGCGCCGAGGTCATCAAGGTCGAGCCCGTGGACGGCGACCGCACGCGCCACCTGCTGGGCGCGGGCGCGGGGTTCTTTCCCATGTTCAACCGCAACAAGAAGAGCATTGCGCTCGACCTGCGCAGCCCCGAGGGCCTGTCGGTGGCGCGCAAGCTGGCCGCATCGGCCGACGTGGTGGCGCAAAACTTCAAGCCCGGCGTGATGACCAAATATGGCCTGGACTACGCCGCGCTGAGCCAGCTCAACCCGCGCCTCATCTACGTCAACCACACCGGCTTCTTGCCCGGCCCCTACGAGCACCGCACGGCGCTGGATGAGGTGGTGCAGATGATGGGCGGCCTGGCCTACATGACCGGCCGCCCTGGCGACCCGCTGCGCGCGGGCAGCAGCGTGAACGACATCATGGGTGGCATGTTCGGTGCCATCGGTGCCATGGCGGCGCTGATGCAGCGCGGCATCACCGGGCGTGGGCAAGAGGTGGACTCGGCCCTGTTCGAGAACAACGTGTTCCTGGTCGGTCAGCACATGATGCAGTACGCCGTGACGGGCAAGCCGGCGGCGCCCATGCCGGACCGTATTTCATCGTGGGCGCTGTACGACGTGTTCAGCGTGAAAGACGGCGAACAGATATTCCTCGCGGCAGTCAGTGATGCCCAGTGGATCACCTTCTGTGATGCGATGGGCTTTGACGACCTCAAGGTCCATCCGCAGCTAGCTACCAACAACGACCGTGTGCGCGCCCGTGCCACGCTGATGCCTGACCTGCGCCAGCGCCTGGCTGCCCACAGTGCCGCTGAATTGGCCGCCATTTTTGAAAAACATGGTTTGCCGTTCGCCCCTATCTCGCGGCCCGAGCAACTGCTGGACGACCCGCACCTCAACGCAACCGGTGGTCTCGCTGACATCACGTTGCCCGATGGCGAGCGTGCGGGGCAGACTGCCCGTACCACGCTGCTGCCGCTTTGTATGGATGGCCAGCGCCTGGGTGTGCGGTTGCAGCCCCCCGTGCGGGGTCAGCACACTGCCGCCTTGATGCAGGAGCTGGGCTACACCCTCGAACAGATAGGGGCCCTGCAGGCAAAACACGCCGTGGCCTGA
- a CDS encoding Bug family tripartite tricarboxylate transporter substrate binding protein gives MHNGTFLETNLTPLPLPLPLPPPALHRRHALAALAIFATGVVLPSGVWAQAADRPLRMILPVSAGSGVDGLTRALSPSLGKALGRPLVVENFPGAGGITGTSMIVKAPKDGSVLGIVSNNHVVNPSVFKNIPYDAVDDITPITVIGATPFVLVAHPSVTARNVRELIALAKAQPGALNYGSSGNGTILHLAAEMFVHEAQVDIKHIPYRGMGPLTADVLGGQIQMAFIAVAVAAPYVKTGTLRAIGVSSSTRSALLPDVPTIAEQGLSQYALDGWVAVVGPAGLPKAEVDRVYQAVRTALTVPEARDALLAQGYQLQATTPDATTAFFRTEVARMAKLVKQSGLKID, from the coding sequence ATGCACAATGGGACCTTCCTTGAAACCAACCTGACGCCATTGCCATTGCCATTGCCATTGCCACCGCCTGCGCTCCACCGGCGCCACGCGCTTGCGGCTCTGGCCATCTTCGCCACTGGCGTGGTGCTGCCGTCCGGTGTTTGGGCGCAAGCCGCCGATCGTCCGCTGCGCATGATCCTGCCCGTGAGTGCCGGTTCGGGTGTGGATGGACTGACACGTGCGCTGAGCCCCAGTCTGGGCAAGGCGCTGGGACGCCCGTTGGTGGTGGAGAACTTCCCTGGGGCAGGAGGCATCACCGGCACGTCGATGATCGTCAAGGCGCCCAAGGATGGTTCGGTGCTGGGTATCGTGTCCAACAACCACGTGGTGAACCCCAGCGTTTTCAAGAACATCCCGTATGACGCGGTGGACGACATTACCCCGATCACGGTGATTGGCGCGACACCGTTCGTGCTGGTGGCGCACCCGTCCGTGACGGCCAGGAATGTGCGCGAACTTATTGCGCTGGCCAAGGCACAGCCTGGGGCATTGAACTACGGCTCGTCGGGCAACGGAACCATCCTCCACCTTGCCGCCGAAATGTTTGTGCACGAGGCGCAGGTGGATATCAAGCACATTCCCTACCGGGGCATGGGCCCGCTGACGGCGGATGTACTGGGCGGGCAGATCCAGATGGCGTTCATCGCGGTGGCGGTGGCGGCTCCCTATGTGAAGACGGGGACTTTGAGGGCCATTGGCGTGTCGTCCTCCACACGCTCGGCATTGCTGCCCGATGTGCCGACGATTGCCGAGCAAGGGCTGTCGCAGTACGCACTGGATGGTTGGGTGGCCGTCGTGGGCCCCGCAGGTCTGCCCAAAGCCGAGGTGGACCGTGTTTACCAGGCGGTACGCACGGCCCTTACCGTGCCGGAAGCACGTGATGCTTTGCTGGCGCAGGGCTACCAGCTACAAGCCACCACACCCGACGCCACCACGGCCTTCTTTCGTACCGAGGTAGCGCGCATGGCCAAACTCGTCAAACAGTCTGGGTTGAAGATCGATTGA
- the dnaG gene encoding DNA primase produces the protein MTIPQSFIQELLSRVDVVDIVGRYVPLKKGGANFMGLCPFHGEKSPSFSVSPSKQFYHCFGCGKNGNAIGFLMDHAGMGFVEAVEDLAQQVGLQVPDDDISTQEKERAAAARQRQATLTDVLEKAADAYRRQLRESHRAIGYFKGRGVSGAVAKRYGLGYAPEGWRSLASVFPQYDDPLLEESGLVIVSDEDGGKRYDRFRDRVMFPIRNVKGECIGFGGRVLGDDKPKYLNSPETPVFHKGRELYGLFEARTAIREQGYALVTEGYMDVVALAQLGFPNAVATLGTACTPEHVQKLLRFTESVAFSFDGDSAGRRAARKALDGALPHATDTRSIKFLFLPPEHDPDTFIRAHGTEAFARHVAEAVPLSRFLIEAASDGCDMGTAEGRAHMASNARPLWTALPDGFLKRQLLGELADLTQLKAQDLSELWEPTPHKGQQRMPGAGTSTSPPSHTRHASAGHPDDVPAWDAPHEADPWHSHAEPANNAYNSGYSKPPFRKGAGDWKSGNSWKKRDKDAPWPPQPRLPRTPTASRIDHAARLLLSHMAFLEELTQDDHTTLCAQPAPHGPLFSWLEAQFHEHGPLAWAVLRESLRENECEALAVKVMTGSHAQTEGDLQELRLELRDLLNRMQIEDIKEQQKLLVLQVAQDPTALERYRALEQKRSALQSGPAAAT, from the coding sequence GTGACGATCCCTCAGTCTTTCATTCAGGAACTGCTTTCGCGTGTCGATGTGGTCGACATCGTGGGCCGCTACGTTCCGTTAAAGAAAGGCGGAGCCAACTTCATGGGTTTGTGCCCTTTCCATGGGGAAAAGTCGCCGTCCTTCAGCGTCAGCCCTTCCAAACAGTTCTATCACTGCTTTGGTTGCGGCAAAAATGGCAATGCCATCGGTTTTCTCATGGACCACGCGGGCATGGGGTTTGTGGAAGCCGTTGAAGACTTGGCCCAGCAGGTGGGCCTGCAAGTGCCCGATGACGACATTTCTACCCAGGAAAAAGAGCGCGCCGCTGCGGCCCGCCAGCGCCAGGCCACTCTGACGGATGTGCTTGAAAAGGCAGCCGATGCCTACAGGCGCCAGTTGCGCGAGTCACACCGCGCTATCGGGTATTTCAAAGGCCGTGGCGTATCGGGTGCCGTGGCCAAGCGTTATGGCCTGGGCTATGCGCCGGAAGGCTGGCGCAGCCTGGCCAGCGTGTTCCCGCAATACGACGATCCGCTGCTGGAAGAAAGCGGTCTGGTCATCGTGAGCGATGAAGACGGAGGCAAACGCTACGACCGCTTCAGAGACCGGGTGATGTTCCCCATCCGCAACGTCAAGGGGGAATGCATCGGATTTGGCGGTCGCGTGCTGGGCGACGACAAGCCCAAATATCTGAACTCGCCAGAAACCCCGGTGTTCCACAAGGGTCGCGAGCTGTATGGCCTGTTTGAGGCACGCACGGCGATCCGCGAACAGGGCTACGCGCTGGTGACCGAAGGTTATATGGATGTGGTGGCCCTTGCGCAACTGGGCTTCCCCAACGCCGTGGCCACACTGGGCACAGCCTGCACGCCAGAACATGTGCAAAAGCTGCTGCGTTTTACTGAATCGGTCGCGTTCAGCTTTGATGGCGACTCGGCCGGCCGCCGCGCTGCGCGCAAAGCCCTCGACGGCGCGCTGCCACACGCCACCGACACCCGCAGCATCAAGTTTCTGTTTCTACCACCCGAGCACGACCCCGACACCTTCATCCGGGCGCACGGCACGGAGGCGTTCGCCCGGCACGTGGCTGAAGCCGTACCGCTGAGCCGGTTCTTGATCGAGGCCGCCAGCGACGGCTGTGATATGGGCACAGCGGAAGGCCGCGCCCACATGGCCAGCAACGCCCGCCCCTTGTGGACAGCCTTGCCAGATGGCTTCCTGAAACGGCAGTTGCTGGGTGAACTGGCCGACCTGACCCAACTCAAAGCGCAGGATCTGTCTGAACTGTGGGAACCCACCCCCCACAAAGGCCAGCAGCGCATGCCGGGGGCAGGAACATCAACCAGCCCCCCCTCTCACACACGGCACGCATCGGCCGGGCATCCAGACGACGTGCCAGCTTGGGATGCGCCCCACGAGGCGGACCCGTGGCACAGCCACGCAGAACCTGCCAACAATGCATACAACAGTGGTTACAGCAAACCGCCCTTTCGCAAAGGCGCAGGCGACTGGAAAAGCGGCAACAGCTGGAAGAAGCGGGACAAGGACGCCCCCTGGCCGCCGCAGCCCCGTCTGCCGCGCACCCCCACCGCCAGCCGCATCGACCATGCGGCACGTTTGCTGCTGTCGCACATGGCTTTTCTGGAAGAGCTGACACAGGACGACCACACCACCCTGTGTGCCCAGCCAGCGCCCCACGGCCCGCTGTTCAGCTGGCTCGAAGCGCAGTTTCACGAACACGGCCCATTGGCGTGGGCCGTGCTGCGCGAGAGCCTGCGCGAAAACGAATGCGAAGCCCTGGCCGTGAAGGTCATGACCGGCTCGCACGCGCAGACGGAAGGCGATTTGCAGGAGCTGCGGCTCGAACTGCGCGATTTGCTCAACCGCATGCAGATCGAAGATATCAAGGAGCAGCAAAAACTGCTGGTCCTGCAGGTGGCGCAGGACCCTACGGCCCTGGAGCGCTACCGTGCGCTGGAGCAAAAGCGCAGCGCTTTACAGAGCGGCCCCGCTGCGGCGACTTGA
- a CDS encoding Bug family tripartite tricarboxylate transporter substrate binding protein, whose protein sequence is MTEINRRKALAQAAISATAMMVMGPSAWAQANSAAARPAAPKAPKLAATLRIVIPANPGGGWDQTGRALGAALTAVSAADQVVYENIGGKGGTIGLAKYAEKYGNDANTLLMGGMVMVGAVALQKPAVDMTHIQPIARLTSDYLVAAVAANSPIKTTKNLTDAMRSDLKAVPVAGGSAGGVDHIFAGVLARAAKANPENLVYKPFPGGAEVVEALVSGNAAMGLSGYSEFSDAIAAGKLRTVGVSSRHSAFGVPSFREQGLDAVMANWRGVFTGKGVPAGRTAEMLTAVEAATNNEAWLRTLKQNKWDPSWLTGKDLTEFLELDLTTARVMVYLLKLKA, encoded by the coding sequence ATGACAGAAATCAATCGCCGCAAAGCACTTGCGCAGGCAGCCATTTCCGCAACGGCCATGATGGTCATGGGGCCGTCGGCGTGGGCACAAGCCAATTCGGCGGCAGCTCGGCCCGCAGCCCCCAAAGCGCCCAAACTGGCCGCCACGCTGCGTATCGTCATTCCAGCCAATCCCGGAGGTGGCTGGGACCAGACAGGCCGCGCGCTGGGCGCCGCGCTCACCGCGGTGAGCGCGGCAGACCAGGTGGTGTATGAAAACATCGGTGGCAAGGGCGGCACCATCGGACTCGCCAAGTACGCCGAAAAATATGGCAATGACGCCAACACGCTATTGATGGGCGGCATGGTGATGGTCGGGGCCGTTGCGCTGCAAAAACCCGCCGTGGACATGACCCACATTCAGCCGATTGCGCGCCTGACCAGCGACTATCTTGTGGCAGCCGTTGCAGCGAACTCTCCCATCAAAACCACCAAGAACCTCACGGACGCCATGCGTTCCGACCTGAAAGCCGTGCCCGTGGCAGGTGGCTCAGCGGGCGGTGTGGACCACATTTTCGCGGGGGTTTTGGCAAGGGCCGCCAAGGCCAATCCAGAAAACCTCGTTTACAAGCCCTTCCCCGGCGGCGCCGAAGTGGTGGAAGCTCTCGTATCGGGCAATGCAGCCATGGGCCTATCGGGTTACAGCGAGTTCAGCGATGCGATTGCAGCGGGCAAGCTCCGGACCGTTGGCGTGTCATCTCGCCACAGCGCGTTCGGCGTGCCGTCCTTCCGCGAGCAAGGGCTTGATGCTGTCATGGCCAACTGGCGCGGCGTATTTACAGGCAAGGGCGTGCCGGCCGGGCGCACTGCGGAGATGCTGACAGCCGTAGAGGCTGCGACCAACAATGAGGCTTGGCTGCGGACCCTCAAGCAAAACAAATGGGACCCCTCGTGGCTCACCGGCAAGGATTTGACGGAATTCCTGGAGCTAGACCTCACCACAGCGCGTGTAATGGTGTATTTGCTCAAGCTGAAGGCCTGA
- a CDS encoding hydroxymethylglutaryl-CoA lyase, whose product MHTSPIPSDLQPPVARATVREVGLRDGLQSIATVVSTAHKIEWINAAYAAGQREIEVGSFVPARLLPQLADTAEVLAHAKTLPGLCASVLVPNIKGAERALEQGADLMIVPLSASHAHSLANLRKTPDEVVAEVARIRALRDASGSRTLIEGGVGTAFGCTLQGEVAESEVLRLMQALLNAGADRVSLADTVGYADPTSVARLFGKARALVGDRLACAHFHDTRGMGLANVVAAWQAGITRFDACLAGIGGCPHAPGASGNVTTEDLVFMLERMGVATGVDVTALLALRQRVAGWLAGETLHGTLWQAGLPQNAAPAALREAATA is encoded by the coding sequence GTGCACACCTCCCCGATCCCGTCCGACCTGCAGCCCCCGGTGGCTCGCGCCACCGTCCGCGAAGTCGGCCTGCGCGACGGCCTGCAAAGCATCGCCACGGTGGTGTCCACCGCGCACAAGATCGAATGGATCAACGCTGCCTACGCCGCTGGCCAGCGCGAGATCGAGGTGGGCTCCTTTGTGCCCGCCCGCCTGCTGCCCCAGCTGGCCGACACGGCCGAGGTGCTGGCCCATGCCAAAACGCTGCCCGGCCTCTGCGCCTCGGTGCTGGTGCCCAACATCAAAGGCGCAGAGCGCGCGCTGGAGCAGGGTGCCGACCTGATGATCGTGCCCCTGTCCGCCAGCCATGCCCACAGCCTGGCCAACCTGCGCAAGACCCCCGACGAGGTGGTGGCCGAGGTGGCGCGCATCCGCGCGCTGCGCGATGCCAGCGGCAGCCGCACGCTGATCGAAGGCGGCGTGGGCACGGCCTTTGGTTGCACCCTGCAGGGCGAGGTGGCCGAGAGCGAAGTGCTGCGCCTGATGCAAGCGCTGCTCAATGCGGGCGCCGACCGCGTGAGCCTGGCCGACACCGTCGGTTATGCCGATCCGACCTCGGTCGCCCGCCTGTTTGGCAAGGCCCGCGCGCTGGTGGGTGACCGCCTGGCCTGCGCGCACTTCCACGACACGCGTGGCATGGGCCTGGCCAATGTGGTTGCCGCCTGGCAGGCGGGCATCACGCGTTTTGACGCCTGCCTGGCCGGCATTGGTGGCTGCCCGCATGCACCGGGCGCCAGCGGCAATGTCACCACCGAAGACCTGGTGTTCATGCTGGAGCGCATGGGCGTTGCCACTGGCGTTGATGTGACCGCGCTGCTCGCGCTGCGCCAGCGCGTGGCCGGATGGCTGGCGGGCGAGACCCTGCATGGCACGCTGTGGCAGGCGGGGCTGCCGCAGAATGCCGCACCCGCCGCGCTGCGCGAAGCCGCAACGGCCTGA